From the Clostridiales bacterium FE2011 genome, one window contains:
- a CDS encoding GGDEF domain-containing protein yields MKTDELILQFFKEDIGGILITGENGEILYEDEKTTFIRTEKTNWEGACPAPRDGQKGERWDLVRSENGKTYMVTTSTFTDGDGLKQIHHLADTSEYTELYRNMSDYSRMLRNEKEYDGLTRLYNRGKFMEMKRTLFRNQDAIAIFNMDVNNLKQVNDTLGHEAGDRLIRKAAESLKRIEARNVIPFRTGGDEFVLAAIHVDKAGAEKIRQAWEKALAELNEAEDGVPCTVACGFAFGEKGYDLEEILARADQAMYEDKKRKKGIS; encoded by the coding sequence ATGAAAACGGATGAGCTGATTCTTCAGTTTTTCAAGGAGGATATCGGCGGCATCCTTATAACCGGTGAGAATGGAGAAATCCTCTACGAGGATGAAAAGACGACGTTTATCCGGACGGAGAAGACCAACTGGGAGGGAGCCTGCCCCGCACCGCGGGACGGACAGAAGGGCGAACGATGGGACCTGGTGCGCTCTGAAAACGGAAAAACCTATATGGTGACTACCTCAACCTTTACGGACGGAGACGGGCTGAAGCAAATCCACCATCTGGCGGACACCAGTGAATATACAGAACTGTACCGGAATATGAGCGACTATTCCCGGATGCTCCGGAACGAAAAGGAATATGACGGGCTGACCAGGCTGTATAACCGGGGCAAGTTTATGGAGATGAAGCGGACTTTGTTCCGGAACCAGGACGCAATTGCCATATTCAATATGGACGTGAACAACCTGAAACAGGTGAATGACACACTCGGCCATGAGGCGGGAGACCGGCTGATACGGAAAGCAGCGGAGAGCCTGAAACGGATTGAAGCCCGGAATGTGATTCCCTTCCGTACAGGCGGGGATGAGTTTGTTTTAGCCGCGATTCATGTGGACAAGGCAGGTGCGGAAAAGATCCGGCAGGCCTGGGAGAAGGCACTGGCGGAGCTGAATGAGGCGGAGGATGGTGTTCCCTGCACGGTAGCGTGCGGATTTGCTTTCGGGGAAAAAGGATACGATCTGGAAGAGATCCTTGCCCGGGCGGATCAGGCTATGTATGAGGATAAGAAGAGAAAGAAAGGAATAAGCTGA
- a CDS encoding Type 1 glutamine amidotransferase-like domain-containing protein has translation MNRNKAIAFFSGFPERRFTDEIARRLEKELPVRRCIVFITACPVEYQQNDEDSAGMHGMFKEYGIGFERFCVVDARMDPADAQKWAREADCFFLMGGGVCTEQMQLMRDKGIFDIVRDGPGMVLGVSAGSMNMGKTTVDWTGDWEPLEPYEGLGFADITVISHFDYDDTGRLRFMKAVSMEQPVCAMEDESAIFIRNGKVDIIGTIHRVEKGEISEFTEEDVRL, from the coding sequence ATGAACCGTAATAAAGCAATCGCTTTTTTCAGCGGATTTCCGGAACGCCGGTTTACAGATGAAATTGCCAGGCGGCTGGAAAAGGAACTGCCTGTGCGCAGATGCATAGTGTTTATCACAGCCTGTCCGGTGGAATATCAGCAGAATGATGAAGACTCAGCCGGAATGCACGGGATGTTTAAGGAATACGGAATCGGCTTTGAACGGTTCTGTGTGGTGGATGCCAGAATGGATCCTGCCGATGCGCAGAAATGGGCCCGGGAGGCAGACTGCTTCTTCCTGATGGGCGGAGGAGTCTGCACCGAGCAGATGCAGCTGATGCGGGATAAAGGGATCTTTGATATTGTCCGGGATGGCCCGGGGATGGTTTTGGGCGTCAGCGCCGGATCCATGAACATGGGAAAAACGACGGTAGACTGGACGGGAGACTGGGAACCCCTTGAACCGTATGAAGGACTGGGCTTTGCCGATATTACCGTGATCAGTCATTTTGATTATGATGATACGGGACGGCTGCGGTTCATGAAGGCGGTTTCCATGGAGCAGCCTGTCTGTGCTATGGAGGATGAAAGCGCCATCTTTATCAGAAACGGCAAGGTGGACATCATTGGTACAATTCATCGGGTTGAGAAAGGCGAAATCAGCGAATTTACAGAAGAAGACGTCAGACTCTGA
- a CDS encoding MFS transporter, whose protein sequence is MNRHSIKQLHSFLLLWGSQTVSQLGTAMTDYAIIIWVYSQKGTASSVTLLTVCSFLPTIFLRFLAGSMVDRWNKKRIMLIADLLAACGTLAVFVLHSAEALEIWHLYVINFLLSLMNAFQEPASFVAVSMLVPKEHYARASGLQGFGGAAISILAPALGALLLAYGGLELVLIVDLATFAIAFLVLLFLIRIPEVEKTETEEEPFFQTCMAGIRYLREHTAIFRITLFLAVINFLAKLGNDGMLSPFILGRTGNNQPVLGAVESFTALGVLAGSLLVILMKPAKKRIPLIFITTGLIFFGNIIQSMTSRPWLWCAAAFGSYLFAAVMNVNMDTMMREKVPLEMQGRVFSAKSTLQNFTIPIALLLGGLLADKVFEPFMLTDSPTQQILSGLFGTGKGAGIGLMFFIVGIAGILISFTRLRKPVYRELDRQGKETIQTND, encoded by the coding sequence ATGAATAGACATTCTATCAAACAACTTCACAGTTTTCTTTTGCTATGGGGATCACAGACCGTATCCCAGCTCGGGACGGCCATGACGGATTATGCGATTATAATCTGGGTGTACAGCCAGAAAGGAACCGCGTCCAGTGTGACCCTGCTGACAGTATGCAGTTTTCTGCCTACAATCTTTCTGCGCTTCCTGGCGGGAAGCATGGTGGATCGATGGAACAAAAAGCGCATAATGCTGATCGCGGATCTGCTGGCAGCCTGCGGTACACTGGCTGTGTTTGTGCTGCATTCCGCGGAGGCCCTGGAGATCTGGCATCTGTATGTGATCAACTTCCTGCTGAGCCTTATGAATGCTTTCCAGGAGCCGGCTTCCTTTGTTGCAGTCAGCATGCTGGTGCCGAAAGAACACTATGCACGGGCCAGCGGCTTGCAGGGATTCGGCGGAGCTGCGATATCCATCCTGGCGCCTGCACTGGGCGCACTGCTGCTGGCATACGGCGGGCTGGAACTGGTGCTGATCGTCGACCTGGCAACCTTTGCCATTGCTTTCCTGGTATTACTTTTCCTGATCCGGATTCCGGAGGTTGAAAAGACGGAAACGGAAGAAGAACCGTTTTTCCAGACCTGCATGGCCGGGATTCGGTATCTGCGGGAGCACACTGCGATTTTCCGGATTACCCTGTTCCTGGCGGTGATCAACTTTTTGGCGAAGCTGGGTAACGACGGGATGCTCTCGCCCTTTATCCTGGGCCGGACGGGCAATAACCAGCCGGTACTGGGAGCGGTGGAGAGCTTTACAGCTTTGGGTGTGCTGGCCGGAAGCCTGCTTGTGATCCTGATGAAACCGGCGAAGAAGCGGATCCCCTTGATTTTCATTACGACCGGATTGATCTTTTTCGGAAACATTATCCAGAGTATGACTTCCAGGCCCTGGCTCTGGTGCGCAGCTGCCTTTGGAAGCTACCTGTTTGCAGCGGTGATGAATGTGAACATGGATACCATGATGCGGGAAAAGGTTCCGCTGGAAATGCAGGGACGGGTTTTTTCCGCGAAGAGTACGCTTCAGAATTTCACGATTCCGATAGCACTCCTGCTGGGCGGCCTGCTGGCAGATAAGGTGTTTGAACCGTTTATGCTGACGGATTCCCCGACGCAACAGATCCTGTCCGGATTATTCGGCACGGGAAAAGGAGCAGGCATCGGCCTGATGTTCTTTATTGTCGGAATAGCAGGGATACTGATCAGCTTTACGCGGCTGCGCAAGCCGGTTTACAGGGAACTGGACCGGCAGGGAAAAGAAACGATACAAACGAATGATTGA
- a CDS encoding MerR family transcriptional regulator, which produces MILSEQGKDDCLVTCLSQRKKEKKISKNLLTCHLVAGLLSSHGGDSRMKMSEFSRITGIKRTALQLYEKKGLLNPASRTESGYWEYDDESLGRASLITILKESGYTLEEIKKILDSGDQFSITETYKDCEERLCQKVKKLNGYIRYIKKAQQSAEAGRLSELVFKKLGIAAVLEKAGGMKNEMDQYNTKMEKAEEVLGPIDELDPAVEIELGALFYISLLQGKEPPEEPTAQETLQRIFAHANAHADKSFLKAETASGFAQNAKEALETMNEQHVALIEKTYGKGCVEYVLKALDAFGKTENSR; this is translated from the coding sequence TTGATTTTATCAGAACAGGGAAAAGATGACTGTTTAGTGACTTGCTTATCTCAAAGAAAAAAAGAGAAAAAAATATCAAAAAACCTATTGACCTGCCACTTGGTGGCAGGTTTATTATCTTCTCACGGAGGTGACAGCAGGATGAAAATGAGTGAGTTTTCCAGAATAACCGGAATTAAGAGGACGGCATTACAGCTATATGAAAAGAAGGGACTGCTGAACCCTGCTTCCAGGACAGAGTCCGGTTACTGGGAATATGACGATGAAAGCCTGGGCCGTGCAAGCTTAATAACCATCCTGAAAGAATCCGGGTATACACTGGAAGAAATAAAGAAGATTCTTGACAGCGGCGATCAGTTTAGTATAACGGAAACCTATAAGGATTGCGAAGAAAGGCTATGCCAGAAAGTCAAAAAACTCAACGGATATATCAGATACATCAAAAAGGCACAGCAGAGTGCTGAAGCAGGACGTCTGTCGGAGCTGGTATTCAAGAAACTGGGAATCGCGGCGGTCCTGGAGAAAGCCGGCGGGATGAAAAATGAGATGGATCAGTACAATACGAAAATGGAAAAGGCGGAGGAAGTGCTGGGACCGATTGATGAACTGGATCCTGCAGTAGAAATAGAGCTTGGAGCGCTTTTCTATATTTCGCTTTTACAGGGAAAGGAACCGCCTGAAGAACCTACTGCCCAGGAAACGCTCCAAAGGATTTTTGCGCATGCGAATGCCCACGCGGATAAAAGCTTCCTGAAGGCGGAAACGGCCTCTGGATTTGCCCAAAACGCAAAGGAAGCGCTGGAAACCATGAATGAACAACACGTTGCTCTTATTGAAAAAACATATGGGAAAGGCTGCGTAGAGTATGTCCTGAAGGCACTGGATGCATTCGGGAAGACAGAAAACAGCAGATGA
- a CDS encoding DUF3795 domain-containing protein → MKRELGIARCGMACCLCCENITCKGCRKEGFLELSWCKDAQWCENRNCGIAKGINGCYECTPADCRKGLYAEKLSVRGFAEFARRYGIEELLDCLERNEQAGIVYHREDFTGDYDGFDDLDKLIDFIRTGKR, encoded by the coding sequence ATGAAACGGGAACTGGGGATTGCACGCTGCGGGATGGCCTGCTGCCTGTGCTGTGAAAATATCACGTGTAAAGGATGCAGAAAAGAGGGTTTCCTGGAACTTTCCTGGTGCAAAGACGCACAATGGTGCGAAAACCGTAATTGCGGGATTGCGAAGGGTATTAACGGCTGTTATGAATGCACCCCTGCTGACTGCCGCAAAGGACTCTATGCCGAGAAACTATCCGTTCGCGGGTTTGCGGAATTCGCCCGGAGATATGGCATTGAAGAACTTCTGGACTGCCTGGAACGGAACGAACAAGCCGGGATTGTTTATCACCGGGAAGACTTCACGGGAGACTATGACGGCTTTGACGACCTGGACAAGCTGATTGATTTTATCAGAACAGGGAAAAGATGA
- a CDS encoding AraC family transcriptional regulator, producing MDWVRAINHAIEYMEEHLTDDITLADIAKSVNLSAFHFQRAFSLLTEMSPAEYLRKRRLSQAGAELTEGKNKVIDVALKYGYDSPESFSKAFTRFHGVSPMQVKNGSSIRFMNRYTVRIMIDGGCIMEYKIEKWDAMDLIVHAGSFHAETSEKEIPAFWDAYYADEKLRKTPGYLGVCAQQKTDSDEFTYGIGCKASDVAVVPDEFEILHIPEHTWAVFKCVGPMPNAIQDMWGKIYREWLPVADYELIPDYDIENYLPGDPSSKNYVSEICFPVKRKA from the coding sequence ATGGATTGGGTGAGAGCGATCAATCATGCCATAGAATACATGGAAGAACACCTGACAGATGACATCACGCTGGCGGATATTGCGAAGAGTGTGAATCTTTCCGCGTTCCATTTTCAGCGGGCGTTTTCATTGCTGACGGAAATGTCGCCCGCGGAATACCTGCGGAAAAGGCGCCTTTCGCAGGCCGGGGCGGAACTGACAGAAGGAAAGAACAAGGTCATCGACGTTGCGCTGAAATACGGCTATGATTCTCCGGAAAGCTTCAGCAAAGCCTTTACGAGATTTCACGGTGTTTCACCGATGCAGGTGAAGAACGGGAGCTCCATCCGTTTCATGAATCGTTATACCGTCCGGATTATGATTGACGGAGGCTGTATCATGGAATACAAAATTGAAAAATGGGACGCGATGGATCTGATCGTGCATGCAGGCAGTTTTCACGCGGAAACCAGCGAGAAGGAAATCCCGGCATTCTGGGATGCGTATTATGCCGATGAGAAATTAAGAAAGACCCCGGGTTATCTCGGCGTATGCGCACAGCAGAAAACAGACAGCGACGAATTCACCTATGGAATCGGATGCAAGGCCTCAGATGTGGCTGTCGTTCCGGATGAATTTGAAATCCTGCATATTCCGGAGCATACCTGGGCGGTTTTCAAGTGCGTGGGTCCCATGCCGAACGCGATCCAGGACATGTGGGGCAAAATCTACCGGGAATGGCTGCCTGTGGCGGATTATGAGCTCATTCCTGACTATGATATTGAGAATTATCTGCCCGGAGACCCGTCATCAAAGAATTATGTGAGTGAAATCTGTTTCCCCGTCAAAAGAAAAGCATGA
- a CDS encoding GNAT family N-acetyltransferase codes for MEYRIDDKQLDAGKFIEFVNKVWPGKYDEGRTAEALSRTLNITAYDGETLVGCLRILTDGYFFGTITEMLVLPEYQKQGIGSRLLQLAKENTSTMLYFGAQPTAEKFYEKNGCPKGFQSYMIEKKRQ; via the coding sequence ATGGAATACAGGATTGACGACAAGCAGCTTGATGCAGGAAAATTTATCGAATTTGTCAACAAAGTCTGGCCCGGAAAGTATGATGAAGGCAGGACGGCGGAGGCGTTATCCAGGACACTGAACATCACTGCCTATGACGGCGAAACACTGGTGGGCTGCCTGCGCATTCTGACAGATGGTTATTTTTTCGGTACGATTACTGAAATGCTGGTGCTGCCGGAATATCAAAAACAGGGAATCGGAAGCAGGTTGCTTCAGCTGGCTAAGGAAAATACCTCGACGATGCTGTATTTCGGAGCGCAGCCGACAGCGGAGAAATTCTATGAGAAGAATGGATGCCCGAAGGGCTTTCAATCCTACATGATCGAAAAGAAACGGCAGTAA
- a CDS encoding ACT domain-containing protein — MIRQLSIFAENKKGAMNRITQILADAGVNMNTLITNDSAEFGIIRMLVSDTEQAAQELQAAGYMCHADYVAAVEIGDECGSLNDLLTVINDGNINLDYLYVTYNTLSRLPVAILRATDLMEVEGFLQARGYKTLERID; from the coding sequence ATGATTCGGCAGTTGTCTATTTTCGCGGAAAACAAAAAGGGTGCCATGAACCGGATTACTCAGATCCTGGCGGACGCCGGGGTCAATATGAATACCCTGATCACCAATGACAGCGCGGAATTCGGGATTATCCGCATGCTGGTATCCGATACGGAACAGGCCGCGCAGGAACTGCAGGCCGCCGGGTACATGTGCCATGCGGACTACGTGGCCGCGGTGGAGATCGGAGACGAGTGCGGCAGCCTGAACGACCTGCTCACGGTGATCAATGACGGCAACATCAACCTGGATTACCTCTATGTGACATACAATACCCTGAGCCGCCTGCCGGTTGCGATCCTGCGGGCGACCGACCTGATGGAAGTGGAAGGTTTCCTGCAGGCCAGGGGTTACAAGACGCTGGAACGGATTGACTGA
- a CDS encoding tryptophan synthase subunit alpha, with amino-acid sequence MSKIAKAFDHGKAFIAFITCGDPDLETTGKAVRAAVENGADLIELGIPFSDPMAEGPVIQEANLRALQAGTTTDKIFDFVKDLRKDVTVPMVFMTYANVIFSYGAEKFISTCEQIGIDGLILPDLPFEEKEEFLPLCRQYHVDLVSLIAPTSENRVAMIAREAEGFIYLVSSLGVTGTRSEITTDLQPIIRTIRENAKVPVAIGFGISKPEQAKAMAAISDGAIVGSAIEKILAQYGKEAPEHIGEYVKSMKEAIN; translated from the coding sequence ATGAGTAAGATCGCAAAGGCTTTTGACCATGGCAAGGCGTTTATCGCCTTTATCACCTGCGGTGATCCGGATCTGGAAACCACGGGTAAAGCGGTACGGGCTGCCGTGGAGAACGGCGCAGACCTGATTGAATTGGGCATTCCCTTTTCCGACCCCATGGCAGAAGGACCGGTGATTCAGGAAGCCAACCTGCGAGCCCTGCAGGCGGGAACCACCACAGATAAGATTTTTGATTTTGTGAAAGACCTGCGCAAAGACGTGACCGTTCCCATGGTCTTTATGACCTATGCCAACGTAATCTTTTCCTACGGGGCGGAGAAGTTTATCTCTACCTGTGAGCAGATCGGCATTGACGGACTGATCCTGCCGGACCTGCCTTTTGAGGAGAAGGAAGAGTTTTTGCCTTTGTGCCGGCAGTATCATGTGGACCTGGTTTCCCTGATTGCGCCGACATCCGAAAACCGGGTGGCGATGATTGCCCGGGAGGCGGAAGGATTCATCTACCTGGTGTCCAGCCTGGGCGTGACAGGCACCCGCAGTGAAATTACCACAGATCTGCAGCCCATTATCCGGACGATCCGGGAAAACGCGAAGGTGCCGGTGGCCATCGGCTTCGGTATTTCCAAGCCAGAGCAGGCGAAGGCTATGGCGGCCATTTCCGATGGCGCTATTGTGGGATCCGCGATTGAGAAAATCCTGGCGCAGTATGGGAAAGAGGCACCGGAACACATTGGAGAATATGTGAAGAGTATGAAGGAAGCAATAAACTGA
- the trpB gene encoding tryptophan synthase subunit beta, which produces MSNQNGRFGIHGGQYIPETLMNAVIELEEAYNHYKADPEFNRELTALLNDYAGRPSRLYYAEKMTKDLGGAKIYLKREDLNHTGAHKINNVLGQALLAKKMGKTRLIAETGAGQHGVATATAAALMGMECVVFMGEEDTIRQALNVYRMRLLGAEVIPVKTGTATLKDAVSEAMREWTRRIDDTHYCLGSVMGPHPFPTIVRDFQAVISKEIKEQILEKEGRLPDAVIACVGGGSNAIGSFYHFIEDKDVRLIGCEAAGRGIDTFETAATMNTGRLGIFHGMKSYFCQDEYGQIAPVYSISAGLDYPGVGPEHAWLHDTGRAEYVPVTDEEAVCAFEYLAKTEGIIPAIESAHAVAYAQKIAPDMKPDQIIVITVSGRGDKDCAAIARYRGEDLHE; this is translated from the coding sequence ATGAGCAATCAGAACGGACGCTTCGGTATCCACGGCGGACAGTATATTCCTGAAACGCTGATGAATGCCGTGATCGAGCTGGAGGAGGCCTACAATCACTATAAGGCGGACCCGGAGTTTAACCGGGAACTGACCGCCCTGCTGAACGATTACGCCGGACGGCCTTCCCGGCTGTATTATGCCGAAAAAATGACGAAGGACCTGGGCGGCGCGAAGATCTACCTGAAACGGGAAGACCTGAACCATACCGGCGCCCACAAGATCAACAACGTGCTGGGACAGGCACTGCTGGCAAAGAAAATGGGCAAAACCCGCCTGATTGCCGAGACCGGTGCCGGACAGCACGGCGTGGCCACCGCCACAGCCGCGGCCCTTATGGGTATGGAATGTGTGGTGTTCATGGGCGAGGAAGATACGATCCGCCAGGCGCTGAACGTATACCGGATGCGGCTGCTGGGCGCGGAGGTAATCCCGGTGAAGACCGGCACTGCCACCCTGAAGGACGCTGTAAGCGAGGCCATGCGGGAATGGACCCGCCGGATTGACGACACCCATTACTGCCTGGGCTCTGTGATGGGGCCGCATCCCTTCCCGACGATTGTACGGGACTTCCAGGCGGTGATCTCCAAGGAAATCAAGGAACAGATCCTGGAGAAGGAAGGCCGGCTGCCGGATGCGGTGATTGCCTGCGTCGGCGGAGGCAGCAATGCCATCGGAAGCTTCTATCACTTTATTGAGGACAAGGACGTCCGGCTGATCGGCTGCGAAGCAGCAGGCCGGGGAATTGATACCTTTGAGACGGCGGCAACCATGAATACCGGCCGCCTGGGCATCTTCCACGGAATGAAAAGCTATTTCTGTCAGGATGAGTACGGCCAGATTGCGCCTGTGTACTCCATCTCCGCCGGGCTGGACTATCCGGGTGTGGGTCCGGAACACGCCTGGCTGCATGATACCGGACGGGCTGAATATGTGCCGGTGACCGATGAAGAGGCTGTGTGCGCCTTTGAGTACCTGGCAAAGACGGAGGGCATTATTCCGGCGATTGAGTCCGCGCATGCGGTGGCGTATGCCCAGAAGATCGCGCCGGATATGAAACCGGACCAGATCATCGTGATTACCGTTTCCGGCCGGGGCGACAAGGACTGCGCCGCCATCGCCCGCTACAGAGGGGAGGATCTCCATGAGTAA
- a CDS encoding phosphoribosylanthranilate isomerase, protein MVQTKTKIKMCGLRRPEDIEAVNELKPEYIGFVFFPGSKRYVTPETAKALRAGLNPGIKAVGVFVDGDPETVARLLEEGVIDIAQLHGHEDETYLAELRKKTDKPLIRAFRIRSAEDAQQAQASTAEQILLDAGAGDGKTFDWSWLKEVTRPYFLAGGLNPENAGEAVKKLKPYAVDVSSGIETEGYKDINKMRAFVRAVREEQV, encoded by the coding sequence ATGGTTCAAACGAAGACAAAAATTAAAATGTGCGGGCTGCGAAGGCCGGAGGACATTGAGGCGGTTAATGAGCTCAAGCCGGAATACATCGGGTTTGTGTTCTTTCCCGGAAGCAAGCGGTACGTGACGCCGGAGACGGCGAAGGCGCTGCGGGCCGGACTGAACCCGGGGATCAAGGCGGTGGGCGTCTTTGTGGACGGGGATCCGGAAACGGTCGCCCGGCTGCTGGAGGAGGGTGTGATCGACATTGCCCAGCTACACGGGCACGAGGATGAAACCTACCTGGCAGAACTGCGGAAGAAAACGGACAAGCCGCTGATCCGGGCCTTCCGGATCCGGAGCGCGGAAGACGCACAGCAAGCGCAGGCATCCACCGCGGAGCAGATCCTGCTGGATGCGGGAGCCGGGGACGGAAAGACCTTCGACTGGAGCTGGCTGAAAGAAGTGACAAGACCCTATTTTCTCGCCGGCGGGCTGAACCCGGAAAATGCCGGCGAGGCGGTGAAGAAGCTGAAGCCTTACGCGGTGGACGTTTCATCCGGAATAGAGACTGAGGGATACAAGGATATCAACAAGATGCGCGCATTTGTGCGGGCAGTCAGGGAGGAGCAGGTATGA
- the trpC gene encoding indole-3-glycerol phosphate synthase TrpC: MTILDKLADLSRERAKREQEKITEAELREQAKALGKGNGEAFLSALKKPGISFICEIKKASPSKGLISPDFPYLKIAEAYERGGADCISCLTEPEYFLGSDGIFREVRAKVSLPMLRKDFTVSAYQLDQARVMGANAALLIVSLLDEKTLEAYLERCGELGIAALVETHDEEEIRRAVSAGAKIIGVNNRNLKDFSVDFENAARLRDRIPADCVYVAESGVKTPEDVQRLKQIGADAALIGETLMRAEDTAAKLQELIHNS; this comes from the coding sequence ATGACTATACTGGATAAGCTTGCCGATCTTTCACGGGAGCGGGCAAAGAGAGAACAGGAGAAAATAACGGAAGCGGAACTGCGGGAGCAGGCAAAAGCGCTGGGCAAAGGAAACGGGGAGGCGTTTCTTTCCGCCCTGAAAAAGCCGGGAATCTCCTTTATCTGTGAGATCAAGAAGGCGTCTCCCTCCAAGGGACTGATTTCTCCGGATTTTCCTTACCTGAAGATCGCGGAAGCCTATGAGCGGGGCGGAGCAGACTGTATCTCCTGCCTGACCGAGCCGGAGTACTTCCTGGGATCGGACGGGATCTTTCGGGAAGTGCGGGCAAAGGTGAGCCTGCCGATGCTGCGCAAGGACTTCACAGTCAGTGCCTACCAGCTGGATCAGGCTCGGGTGATGGGTGCGAACGCGGCCCTGCTCATCGTTTCCCTGCTGGACGAAAAGACGCTGGAAGCTTATCTGGAACGATGCGGGGAACTGGGAATCGCAGCGCTGGTGGAGACCCACGACGAAGAAGAGATCCGCAGGGCAGTATCCGCCGGGGCGAAGATCATCGGCGTGAACAACCGGAACCTGAAAGACTTTTCCGTGGACTTTGAGAATGCGGCAAGGCTGCGGGACCGGATCCCGGCTGATTGTGTTTATGTAGCGGAAAGCGGCGTCAAAACACCGGAAGACGTACAGCGGCTGAAGCAGATCGGCGCGGATGCCGCACTGATTGGTGAAACGCTGATGAGGGCGGAGGATACCGCAGCAAAGCTGCAGGAATTAATTCACAATTCATAA
- the trpD gene encoding anthranilate phosphoribosyltransferase, with the protein MIKEAIVKIVSKEDLTYEEAYTVMNEIMSGETTPTQNAAFLASLSTKSARAETTAEIAGCAAAMREKATPVNAGPDLFEIVGTGGDNAHSFNISTTSALVAAAGGMRVAKHGNRAASSKSGTADCLEALGVNIDQDPDKCRQLLDEVGMCFFFAQKYHTSMKYVGAIRRELGFRTVFNILGPLTNPGHPSMQLLGVYDEYLVQPLAQVLMNLGVKRGMVVYGQDKLDEISLSAPTTVCEFKDGWMKNYVITPEQFGLQRCTKQDLVGGTPAENAEITKAILSGEKGPKRDAVLMNAGAALYIGGKAESLAEGVKLAEEIIDSGKAMTTLEKLISVSNE; encoded by the coding sequence ATGATTAAGGAAGCTATTGTGAAGATCGTAAGCAAGGAAGACCTGACCTATGAAGAAGCTTATACCGTGATGAATGAAATCATGAGCGGGGAGACCACGCCGACCCAGAACGCGGCTTTTCTGGCATCCCTGTCCACCAAGAGCGCCCGGGCGGAGACCACGGCTGAAATCGCGGGCTGCGCGGCGGCTATGCGGGAAAAGGCAACGCCTGTGAATGCGGGTCCCGATCTGTTTGAGATCGTCGGCACCGGCGGAGACAATGCCCACAGCTTCAACATTTCCACCACTTCAGCGCTGGTGGCTGCGGCGGGCGGCATGCGGGTGGCAAAACACGGCAACCGGGCAGCCTCCAGCAAGAGCGGTACGGCAGACTGCCTGGAAGCGCTGGGCGTGAACATTGACCAGGATCCGGATAAGTGCCGTCAGCTGCTGGACGAAGTGGGCATGTGCTTCTTCTTTGCCCAGAAGTATCATACTTCCATGAAGTATGTGGGTGCCATCCGGAGGGAACTGGGCTTCCGCACGGTGTTCAACATCCTGGGACCGCTGACCAACCCCGGTCATCCCTCCATGCAGCTGCTGGGCGTGTATGACGAGTATCTGGTACAGCCCCTGGCACAGGTGCTGATGAACCTGGGGGTGAAGCGGGGCATGGTGGTTTACGGACAGGACAAGCTGGACGAGATCTCCCTGAGTGCGCCGACCACGGTATGCGAATTCAAGGACGGCTGGATGAAGAACTATGTGATCACTCCCGAACAGTTCGGCCTGCAGCGCTGCACGAAGCAGGACCTGGTGGGCGGGACTCCTGCGGAGAACGCGGAGATCACCAAAGCGATTCTTTCCGGCGAAAAGGGACCGAAGCGGGATGCGGTGCTGATGAACGCAGGCGCAGCCCTGTACATCGGCGGGAAGGCTGAAAGCCTGGCAGAGGGTGTCAAACTGGCGGAGGAGATTATTGACAGCGGAAAGGCTATGACGACACTGGAAAAGCTGATCAGCGTTTCCAACGAATAA